The Methanobacterium lacus genome includes a region encoding these proteins:
- a CDS encoding V4R domain-containing protein, which yields MMTNQDAGTLNQIKIFGTKNGLNIVNSSIKSKILEILEENERSGAEIVKLTGKSKATISAHLNDLVGMGIIESKPNPKDGRSKIFFIKSSYLGDLTRKNDFNKELDDYITEGVVNSEDPFAFFRFVFRTFRVALIEEGVNIDPILHNAGIKVGETFYSKLKDSQTDRFIENIADFWQKNKLGKIKTETLEPLTLKAYDCFECEDLPKIGRSACAFDSGILEAIFSAHFGRKVDVDEIKCFAKGDDYCSFVVK from the coding sequence ATGATGACAAACCAAGATGCAGGCACACTGAACCAGATAAAAATTTTTGGAACAAAAAATGGGTTAAATATTGTCAACAGTTCCATAAAGTCCAAAATTCTGGAAATATTAGAAGAAAATGAGAGAAGTGGTGCTGAAATTGTGAAATTAACAGGAAAATCAAAGGCAACAATATCTGCCCACCTTAACGACCTGGTTGGAATGGGAATTATAGAATCTAAACCCAACCCAAAGGATGGAAGAAGTAAAATATTCTTCATCAAGTCGAGTTATCTCGGCGATCTTACAAGAAAAAATGATTTCAATAAAGAGCTGGATGATTACATCACAGAGGGAGTTGTAAATTCTGAGGATCCCTTTGCATTTTTCAGGTTTGTTTTTAGAACCTTCAGGGTAGCTTTAATAGAAGAAGGAGTTAATATAGATCCAATTTTACACAACGCCGGAATTAAAGTCGGTGAAACCTTTTACAGTAAACTTAAAGACTCCCAAACAGATAGATTCATAGAGAATATTGCAGATTTCTGGCAGAAAAATAAACTTGGAAAAATTAAGACAGAAACTCTTGAACCATTAACCTTGAAGGCTTACGATTGCTTTGAATGCGAAGATTTACCTAAGATAGGAAGATCAGCTTGTGCATTTGATTCTGGAATTCTTGAAGCCATATTTTCTGCACATTTCGGTCGCAAGGTAGATGTTGATGAAATAAAATGTTTTGCAAAGGGAGATGATTACTGCTCCTTCGTTGTCAAATAA
- a CDS encoding ferritin-like domain-containing protein, with translation MELINEHEIGICKDTELEKDVKANFEGECAEVGMYLAMARLAQRDGLPEVAEVLKTIAFEEAAHAAVFAELNGVISSSLKENLEMMLKGETMANNEKKAAAKKAKVEDIDPAHDFFDESSRDEARHARMLKGILERYF, from the coding sequence ATGGAACTCATAAACGAACATGAAATAGGAATTTGTAAAGACACAGAATTAGAAAAGGACGTTAAAGCGAACTTTGAAGGTGAATGTGCAGAAGTAGGAATGTACCTTGCAATGGCCAGATTAGCCCAGAGGGATGGTTTACCAGAAGTGGCAGAAGTATTGAAAACCATAGCATTTGAAGAAGCAGCTCATGCCGCAGTATTTGCGGAACTGAACGGTGTCATTTCCTCTTCGCTCAAAGAAAATCTTGAAATGATGCTTAAAGGCGAAACTATGGCTAACAATGAGAAAAAAGCTGCTGCTAAAAAGGCCAAGGTTGAAGACATTGATCCTGCCCACGATTTCTTCGATGAAAGCTCAAGGGATGAAGCAAGACATGCACGTATGTTGAAGGGTATCCTAGAAAGATACTTCTAA
- a CDS encoding FAD-dependent oxidoreductase, with protein MRVVVIGSGAGGLTVASNLRKYSKEVEITVFTMEDKVAYSPCAIPYVIGGDIDSFEEIVMHTPEYYGKHGINIVTESEVLEVASSQNLIKYRLINGDESAPELITLKYDYLVIATGGYPFIPPVEGNDLEGVFKVRTIEDGAKIKEWSKTSSKAVIVGAGAIGLELGYGLKQIGIEVSVTEMLPQVLPRSLDPDMALKVQEYLEGQGVRIILNNALTKIVGVDVAEEAVVGDIKMDADLVILSTGVRPSIELAKQAGCNIGDMGVVVNERMETSVSNIYAVGDCVEVHDGITGQKTLSPFGTTAVRQGKVAAKNLAGKDAVFRPVLNSVVSKIGELEVGAVGLTEESAKMNGIEVVVGKSQALTRARYYPGCKPIDTKLICGLDGTILGCQIIAKETVAERVDTMAMAIAKQVKCNEITEMEFSYAPPVSMVVDPAVMAAEDALKKLSS; from the coding sequence ATGAGAGTAGTTGTAATTGGAAGTGGAGCCGGTGGACTTACCGTTGCTTCAAACTTGAGAAAATATTCAAAAGAAGTCGAAATTACCGTGTTTACTATGGAGGATAAAGTGGCATATTCACCATGTGCAATACCTTACGTTATCGGAGGAGATATTGATTCTTTCGAAGAAATTGTGATGCACACACCAGAGTACTATGGAAAACACGGCATTAATATTGTTACAGAATCTGAAGTTTTAGAAGTTGCATCTTCCCAGAATTTGATTAAATATCGACTTATAAATGGGGATGAATCTGCACCAGAGTTAATAACCCTGAAATATGATTATCTTGTGATTGCAACTGGAGGATACCCATTCATACCGCCTGTGGAAGGAAATGACCTTGAAGGAGTATTTAAGGTCCGTACTATTGAAGACGGTGCAAAAATTAAAGAATGGTCTAAAACCAGTAGTAAAGCTGTTATTGTTGGTGCAGGAGCCATTGGATTGGAGTTAGGATATGGGCTCAAACAGATTGGTATAGAAGTGAGTGTAACAGAAATGCTTCCACAAGTCCTGCCAAGGTCACTGGATCCTGACATGGCACTCAAAGTACAAGAGTACCTCGAAGGCCAAGGGGTCCGTATCATACTCAACAATGCACTTACAAAGATCGTTGGTGTAGATGTTGCAGAAGAAGCTGTTGTGGGAGATATCAAAATGGATGCTGATCTAGTTATCTTGTCCACAGGTGTCAGACCATCGATTGAACTGGCAAAACAGGCAGGCTGTAACATAGGTGACATGGGCGTAGTTGTTAACGAAAGAATGGAAACTTCTGTTTCTAACATCTATGCTGTTGGGGACTGTGTAGAAGTACATGATGGAATAACAGGACAAAAAACACTTTCACCATTCGGAACAACTGCTGTTCGTCAAGGAAAAGTTGCAGCTAAAAATTTAGCTGGAAAAGATGCAGTTTTTAGACCAGTGTTGAATTCTGTGGTTTCAAAAATAGGTGAACTCGAAGTGGGTGCAGTTGGTTTGACAGAAGAATCTGCAAAGATGAATGGAATTGAAGTTGTTGTTGGTAAAAGCCAAGCCCTCACAAGGGCCAGATATTATCCCGGTTGTAAACCAATAGACACTAAACTCATCTGTGGATTGGACGGAACCATACTGGGTTGTCAAATCATTGCCAAGGAAACAGTTGCAGAAAGGGTGGATACCATGGCCATGGCAATTGCAAAACAAGTTAAGTGTAATGAAATAACTGAAATGGAATTTTCCTATGCTCCCCCAGTTTCAATGGTTGTTGATCCTGCGGTTATGGCTGCAGAAGATGCACTCAAGAAATTGAGTTCATAA
- the cobI gene encoding precorrin-2 C(20)-methyltransferase produces MKKGKLYGIGVGPGDTELLTIKASKLLKTVDVICSPRSAESKPSIALTIIQPVLDEREDEYEIVDPLFPMIEDKSELNLYWDHAADRIERRLEKGLNVAFITLGDPTIFSTFAYVADRISKLGFEIEVVPGITSFTGCAAASGISLVEKDEILVVVPKVDDRLEKILPHADTFVIMKTSRHSEDLERIIEADEREKTIFSVQNCTMPDENIFKGFSKDKKYLTTTLVKFSPDKKD; encoded by the coding sequence ATGAAAAAAGGAAAACTGTACGGTATAGGTGTTGGTCCTGGAGACACCGAATTATTAACTATAAAGGCGAGTAAACTACTAAAAACTGTAGATGTCATATGTTCTCCGAGATCTGCAGAATCTAAACCCAGCATCGCACTTACAATAATTCAACCGGTTTTAGATGAACGTGAAGATGAGTATGAAATAGTGGATCCTCTTTTCCCAATGATTGAGGACAAATCAGAGTTAAATCTTTACTGGGATCATGCTGCAGATCGTATCGAAAGAAGGCTTGAAAAAGGTCTGAATGTGGCATTCATTACACTTGGAGATCCAACCATATTCAGTACCTTTGCCTACGTAGCAGATAGAATTTCGAAGTTAGGATTTGAAATAGAAGTAGTACCTGGAATAACTTCGTTCACGGGATGTGCAGCTGCATCGGGAATATCTTTGGTTGAGAAGGATGAAATTCTTGTTGTTGTGCCTAAAGTTGATGACAGGTTAGAAAAAATATTGCCCCATGCTGACACCTTCGTTATTATGAAGACTTCAAGGCATTCAGAAGATCTTGAAAGGATTATCGAAGCTGATGAAAGGGAAAAAACAATCTTTTCGGTACAGAACTGTACCATGCCGGATGAAAATATATTTAAGGGCTTTTCAAAGGATAAAAAATACTTAACAACCACATTAGTCAAGTTTAGCCCTGATAAAAAAGATTGA
- a CDS encoding DNA-3-methyladenine glycosylase I: protein MKTRCSWVDDDPMMKGYHDTEWGVPVHDDRKLFEFLILEGAQAGLSWKSILSRRENYKKAFDNFEPQIVAQYDESKLKELKEDPGIIRNKLKIKSAVTNALAVLDIQEEFGSLDAYLWQFVGGVTIQNHWKNINELPATTVESENMSRELKKRGFKFVGPTICYSFMQAVGMVNDHTVDCFRYKDL, encoded by the coding sequence ATGAAAACCCGATGTTCTTGGGTTGATGATGACCCTATGATGAAAGGTTACCATGATACTGAATGGGGAGTTCCAGTTCATGATGACAGAAAATTATTTGAATTTTTAATTTTAGAAGGGGCGCAAGCTGGATTAAGCTGGAAAAGCATACTAAGTAGGCGTGAAAATTACAAAAAAGCCTTCGATAATTTTGAACCTCAAATAGTAGCCCAATACGATGAATCTAAGCTGAAGGAACTCAAAGAGGATCCTGGTATAATCCGGAACAAATTAAAAATTAAGTCTGCAGTAACCAATGCATTGGCAGTTCTCGATATACAGGAGGAATTTGGTAGTTTAGATGCGTACTTATGGCAATTTGTTGGAGGAGTAACCATCCAAAACCACTGGAAAAACATAAATGAACTACCCGCAACAACAGTAGAATCTGAAAACATGAGTAGGGAATTGAAAAAAAGGGGATTTAAATTTGTAGGTCCAACAATTTGTTACTCTTTTATGCAGGCTGTTGGTATGGTGAACGATCACACAGTTGATTGTTTCAGATATAAGGATTTATAG
- a CDS encoding DNA-3-methyladenine glycosylase has translation MKLKETFYLKPTLTVARDLIGCVLVRKDSYGITSGKIVETEAYMGFEDKGSHSYNKRHTPSMDPLYKSGGHGYIFPIYGVGYCFNVVTEAVNVPRAVLIRALEPVEGKHLMGKRRHFSGINSSNLKNLTNGPVKLCQAMHIDATINGINLCGDELFILKGSKLRSNEKILTSARINIDYAEDDKFKPWRFILEGNKFLSRAI, from the coding sequence ATGAAACTCAAGGAAACTTTTTATCTAAAACCAACATTAACAGTTGCTAGAGATCTTATTGGATGTGTTTTAGTTCGTAAAGATTCTTATGGGATAACCAGTGGAAAAATCGTTGAAACCGAAGCGTATATGGGTTTTGAGGATAAAGGATCGCATTCCTATAACAAAAGGCACACCCCCTCAATGGATCCACTTTATAAATCAGGAGGGCATGGCTACATATTCCCAATTTATGGAGTTGGATACTGTTTCAACGTTGTTACAGAAGCCGTGAATGTTCCAAGGGCCGTTTTGATTCGGGCTCTGGAACCTGTGGAAGGAAAACATCTCATGGGCAAACGAAGACATTTTTCGGGTATTAATTCTTCAAACCTCAAAAATTTGACCAACGGCCCTGTAAAATTATGTCAAGCTATGCATATAGATGCAACAATTAACGGGATTAATCTTTGTGGAGATGAACTTTTTATTTTGAAGGGGTCAAAGTTAAGATCCAATGAAAAAATTTTAACTTCTGCGAGGATAAATATAGATTATGCAGAAGATGATAAATTTAAACCTTGGAGATTTATTTTAGAGGGAAATAAATTTTTGAGTAGGGCAATTTAA
- a CDS encoding FprA family A-type flavoprotein: protein MKSEAVKMKEGVYWVGFLDWDLRTYHGYTLNGTTYNAYLVFGKEKVALIDNTYHGKSYQMWGRIEDAFKKEGRDFKIDVIVQNHVEKDHSGALTEIHHKFPEAPIYCTEVAVEGLINHYPSLKEANFITVKTGDALDLGGATLAFLEAPLLHWPDSMFTLLAEEGILFSNDAFGQHICLPQRYDNEIPEYVLMDATKKFYANLITPLSKLVLKKFEEVTELGLLEKITMIAPAHGQIWTDPMKVIGAYSEWATGNVENKVTIVYDTMHGSTQKMAHAVAEGAISQGADVKIYYLHEDERSEIVKDILDSKAVAFGIPTIYDEPFPSVGDIVYYLRGLKFDRTGLKRKAATFGSMGGKGGAPKILKDDLENCGFDVKDEFEIYYLPTEDELERCFEIGKELAK, encoded by the coding sequence ATGAAATCTGAAGCAGTAAAAATGAAGGAAGGAGTGTATTGGGTAGGCTTTTTAGACTGGGATTTAAGGACTTATCATGGATACACCTTGAACGGAACAACCTACAATGCTTACTTGGTATTTGGTAAGGAAAAGGTTGCCTTGATTGATAACACCTACCATGGAAAATCTTACCAGATGTGGGGCAGGATCGAAGACGCCTTTAAAAAAGAGGGTCGTGACTTCAAGATCGATGTGATTGTACAGAACCATGTTGAGAAGGATCACAGTGGAGCACTGACAGAAATCCATCACAAATTCCCTGAAGCTCCAATATACTGTACAGAAGTTGCAGTTGAAGGATTAATAAACCACTACCCCTCCCTTAAAGAAGCAAATTTCATCACAGTAAAAACTGGAGATGCACTGGATCTTGGAGGGGCCACTCTAGCATTCTTAGAGGCACCACTGTTACACTGGCCAGACAGCATGTTTACACTGCTTGCTGAAGAAGGAATACTATTTTCAAACGATGCATTTGGACAACATATTTGCTTACCACAGAGGTACGATAATGAAATACCAGAATACGTACTCATGGATGCTACCAAAAAATTCTACGCCAACCTCATAACACCACTATCAAAACTGGTACTGAAGAAATTTGAAGAGGTAACTGAACTTGGACTTTTAGAAAAGATAACAATGATAGCCCCTGCACATGGACAAATATGGACAGATCCAATGAAAGTCATAGGTGCTTACAGTGAATGGGCAACAGGTAATGTAGAAAACAAGGTTACAATTGTCTACGATACTATGCATGGATCTACCCAGAAAATGGCACATGCAGTTGCTGAAGGAGCAATCAGTCAAGGAGCCGACGTAAAAATATACTACCTGCATGAAGATGAAAGAAGTGAAATTGTAAAGGATATTCTTGACAGTAAAGCAGTAGCATTCGGTATTCCAACCATCTACGATGAACCATTCCCAAGTGTGGGGGACATTGTTTACTACCTTAGAGGCCTTAAATTTGATAGAACAGGACTAAAGAGGAAAGCAGCCACATTCGGTTCAATGGGAGGTAAGGGTGGAGCTCCTAAAATACTGAAAGATGACCTTGAAAACTGTGGATTTGATGTTAAAGACGAATTTGAAATATACTACTTGCCTACTGAAGATGAGCTAGAACGTTGCTTTGAAATAGGTAAAGAGCTTGCAAAATAA
- a CDS encoding DODA-type extradiol aromatic ring-opening family dioxygenase — translation MVKKKLTTIFVSHGAPTLPFEDVPARTFLSDLGSKYGNFEAVLCISAHWETVSPVLNAVEINETIHDFYGFAPELYQVEYHAEGSPELAKHTQNLITDAGISCDLDFTRGLDHGAWIPMLLMYPDRDVPIFQLSIQQGLDPKQHLALGRALEPLTEERVLIVGSGGAVHPLGYASLHPDAFTDDWAIEFNEWLKIALTTGDTESLVSYRDRSPYSERAHPYPDHFMPLLTAMGAAGEGATGKLIHDSWYWGDLGMGAYEFSV, via the coding sequence TTGGTTAAAAAGAAGTTAACAACGATTTTTGTCTCACATGGTGCTCCCACATTGCCATTCGAAGATGTTCCTGCAAGAACTTTTTTATCTGATTTAGGGAGTAAATATGGGAATTTTGAAGCAGTTCTATGCATATCTGCTCATTGGGAAACTGTTAGTCCAGTTTTAAATGCTGTTGAGATAAATGAGACAATACATGATTTTTATGGATTTGCACCTGAACTTTACCAAGTTGAATATCATGCAGAGGGTTCACCAGAACTGGCGAAACACACACAGAACCTCATAACTGATGCAGGAATTTCATGCGATTTAGATTTTACACGAGGACTTGATCATGGGGCATGGATACCTATGTTGCTCATGTACCCTGACAGAGACGTTCCTATTTTTCAACTTTCAATCCAACAAGGCCTTGATCCAAAACAACACCTTGCACTGGGTCGAGCATTAGAACCTTTAACAGAAGAAAGGGTGTTGATAGTAGGTAGTGGTGGTGCTGTGCATCCATTGGGATATGCTTCCCTTCATCCAGATGCTTTTACTGATGATTGGGCTATTGAATTCAATGAATGGCTTAAGATTGCACTCACTACGGGTGATACGGAATCTTTGGTGTCTTACAGGGATAGATCTCCGTACTCAGAACGAGCACATCCATATCCAGATCATTTCATGCCGTTGTTAACAGCGATGGGTGCAGCAGGAGAGGGTGCCACCGGTAAATTAATCCATGATAGTTGGTACTGGGGAGATTTGGGCATGGGAGCATATGAATTCAGTGTTTAG
- a CDS encoding helicase C-terminal domain-containing protein, with the protein MESGFFCEKCGMIKSRCICSNNSKPGPVLKKISKQAVSDIKNRYPDVDEDIIENFPFSEPRRGQFEIISRIQEAIENGYRYIILEAGTGTGKSAIATTLANIYNPAYILTMTKQLQSQYAGEFGFPMVKGRGNFTCRESDFDDRCDSGTCQTVPNSHNFVCEFGVTKSPFEEGMFAFNDAYGAPLYFRSNDRCNYWNQKARAVESDITLMNYDYALLELAYVQHFGKRSLMILDEAHNIEDKLMRRMEVNLSNKMLEKDIKKSIPRNMMSYHDPKEWTLFLQSIYQDYKDISVTKLPKNKADRINRTKLRLSELISNMEHHPENWVVDAETGGMSFKPLKIDIYANERLFKYADVCLFMSATILDQELFCKWLGINPEEVYYLSIKSAFPASERPVHLKTVGPMSQRAIKRTAPKTIPILEKIIEHHKYEKGLIHTHNYKCQQYIMKKIKDNRLLDHKSTDREYKLRLFEKSKDPLVLVSPSMSEGVDLPYEKCQFQVIYKIPFPYLGDQQIKNRKDKDPKWYAYKTVMTLIQAYGRGMRAEDDYCETYILDGNIKMLFNNRMYKSLVPEFFNEAVVKD; encoded by the coding sequence ATGGAAAGTGGATTCTTCTGTGAAAAGTGTGGAATGATAAAGTCAAGGTGCATCTGTAGTAATAACAGCAAGCCTGGCCCAGTTCTTAAGAAAATATCAAAACAAGCTGTTTCTGATATCAAAAATAGATATCCTGATGTTGATGAAGATATTATAGAAAATTTTCCCTTCTCAGAGCCTAGACGAGGCCAGTTTGAGATAATTTCCAGGATTCAAGAAGCTATTGAAAATGGTTATCGTTACATAATCCTTGAAGCAGGAACTGGTACTGGGAAATCTGCAATTGCAACTACACTAGCAAATATTTACAACCCCGCCTACATACTGACCATGACCAAACAGCTCCAATCACAGTACGCTGGTGAATTTGGCTTTCCAATGGTTAAAGGAAGGGGAAATTTCACCTGCCGAGAATCAGATTTTGATGATAGGTGTGATTCCGGAACTTGTCAAACAGTTCCAAACTCGCATAATTTTGTGTGTGAATTCGGCGTGACTAAATCCCCATTTGAAGAAGGTATGTTCGCATTCAACGATGCTTACGGTGCTCCACTTTATTTCAGATCGAATGATAGGTGTAACTATTGGAATCAGAAGGCCAGAGCTGTAGAAAGTGATATTACACTCATGAATTATGATTATGCACTTTTAGAACTTGCTTATGTTCAGCACTTCGGTAAAAGATCGTTAATGATCCTTGATGAAGCCCACAATATCGAAGACAAGCTCATGCGCAGGATGGAAGTCAACTTATCCAACAAAATGCTCGAAAAAGACATTAAGAAGAGTATTCCTAGAAATATGATGAGTTACCATGATCCTAAGGAGTGGACCTTGTTTCTTCAGTCCATTTATCAGGATTATAAGGATATAAGCGTTACAAAACTTCCAAAGAATAAGGCAGACAGGATAAACAGGACCAAACTCCGGTTGAGTGAACTCATAAGTAACATGGAGCATCATCCTGAAAATTGGGTTGTTGATGCTGAAACTGGTGGAATGAGCTTTAAGCCATTGAAGATTGACATATATGCCAATGAAAGGCTGTTTAAATATGCTGATGTTTGTTTGTTCATGAGCGCAACCATCCTTGATCAGGAATTGTTCTGTAAATGGTTGGGTATAAATCCTGAAGAAGTGTATTACTTGAGCATTAAAAGTGCATTTCCAGCATCAGAAAGGCCAGTGCATTTAAAAACAGTGGGACCAATGTCCCAGCGTGCAATAAAGAGAACTGCCCCCAAAACCATTCCAATTCTTGAGAAAATTATTGAACATCATAAATATGAAAAGGGCCTCATACACACCCACAACTACAAATGTCAACAGTACATCATGAAAAAGATCAAGGACAACAGATTACTTGACCATAAAAGTACCGACAGGGAATATAAATTGAGGCTTTTTGAAAAGAGTAAGGATCCTTTGGTGCTGGTGAGTCCTTCCATGAGTGAAGGTGTTGATCTACCCTATGAAAAATGTCAATTCCAAGTCATTTACAAGATACCTTTCCCTTACTTGGGAGATCAGCAAATTAAAAACAGAAAAGATAAAGATCCTAAATGGTATGCATACAAAACTGTTATGACGTTGATTCAGGCATATGGAAGGGGAATGCGTGCTGAAGATGATTACTGTGAAACTTACATCTTGGATGGAAATATTAAAATGTTGTTCAACAACAGGATGTACAAATCATTGGTTCCGGAATTTTTCAACGAAGCCGTTGTGAAGGATTAA
- the hisF gene encoding imidazole glycerol phosphate synthase subunit HisF, which yields MLAKRIIPCLDCDLNVPHGRVVKGVEFKEIRYAGDPVELATRYYEDGADEIVFLDITASHERRETMADVIKATTENVFVPICVGGGIRKPDDYVNMLRAGADKCSTNTAAIHNPDLINEASKIVGSQACVIGIDAKRRYVSDPSEKPEKIVVETKKGYCWFDCSIYGGREFTGIDALAWAIECQERGAGEILLTSMDRDGTKDGYDLELTRTMSENLDIPVIASGGVGNPQHIYEAFEIGKADAALAASIFHFNEYPVPEVKKYLVDKGIPVRK from the coding sequence ATGCTTGCCAAAAGAATCATTCCCTGTTTGGATTGCGATTTAAATGTGCCCCATGGAAGGGTTGTTAAAGGTGTGGAGTTTAAGGAGATCAGATATGCCGGAGATCCAGTAGAACTTGCCACACGTTACTACGAAGATGGAGCGGATGAAATTGTATTTTTAGATATAACAGCATCCCATGAAAGAAGAGAAACTATGGCAGATGTTATTAAAGCAACAACAGAAAATGTTTTCGTGCCCATATGCGTTGGTGGAGGGATAAGAAAGCCTGATGATTATGTTAATATGTTAAGAGCTGGAGCAGATAAATGTTCAACTAATACAGCAGCCATACACAATCCAGATCTTATTAACGAAGCCTCTAAAATTGTAGGATCACAAGCCTGCGTCATAGGGATCGATGCAAAACGCAGATATGTATCTGATCCATCAGAAAAACCGGAAAAAATAGTTGTAGAAACCAAAAAAGGATACTGCTGGTTTGACTGCAGTATATATGGCGGTAGAGAATTTACAGGAATAGACGCATTAGCTTGGGCCATCGAATGCCAAGAACGTGGCGCTGGTGAAATTCTGCTCACAAGTATGGATAGGGATGGTACAAAAGATGGTTACGATCTTGAATTAACCAGAACCATGAGCGAAAATCTGGACATACCAGTAATAGCATCGGGCGGTGTGGGAAATCCTCAGCATATCTACGAAGCATTTGAAATAGGAAAGGCAGATGCTGCATTAGCTGCCAGTATTTTTCATTTCAATGAGTACCCTGTTCCAGAGGTTAAAAAATATCTGGTGGACAAGGGAATTCCTGTCCGAAAATAG
- a CDS encoding CDGSH iron-sulfur domain-containing protein, giving the protein MSENKKEPRIRIIKDGPYIVSGGVPLLKKGIGVDDEGNSYKWTLEVKYPNKESYSLCRCGKSKNKPFCDGTHLKTGFDGTETASRKPYMSEAVETTGPELTLTDVWPLCDHSRFCQRSGGIRELVAKSDDPESKKLAIEEGHNCPSGRLVIWDNETGEALEPEFEQSIVMIHDPLKKCEGPIWVRGGIPVESYDGHEYEIRNRITLCQCGKSENKPFCDGSHWLTKDQMEEWRKKWDEKRD; this is encoded by the coding sequence ATGAGCGAAAACAAGAAAGAACCAAGGATTAGAATAATTAAAGACGGACCATACATAGTTTCGGGTGGAGTTCCACTACTTAAAAAGGGTATTGGAGTAGATGATGAGGGTAATTCTTATAAATGGACATTGGAAGTAAAATATCCTAATAAAGAATCTTATTCCCTATGCAGATGTGGAAAATCAAAAAATAAACCATTTTGTGATGGTACTCATCTTAAAACAGGATTTGATGGCACAGAAACTGCAAGTAGAAAACCATACATGTCTGAAGCTGTTGAAACAACTGGTCCAGAACTGACTTTAACAGATGTATGGCCACTGTGTGATCATTCCCGCTTCTGTCAACGTAGTGGTGGAATAAGGGAGCTTGTTGCCAAATCTGACGACCCTGAATCAAAAAAACTGGCCATTGAAGAGGGACATAACTGCCCTTCAGGAAGACTTGTGATATGGGATAATGAAACAGGTGAAGCTCTTGAACCTGAATTTGAACAGTCCATAGTAATGATACACGATCCACTTAAAAAATGTGAAGGACCTATTTGGGTGAGGGGAGGCATTCCAGTGGAATCGTACGACGGTCATGAATACGAAATTAGAAACAGGATAACCCTATGTCAGTGTGGAAAATCAGAAAATAAACCATTTTGTGACGGAAGCCACTGGCTCACAAAGGATCAGATGGAAGAATGGCGCAAAAAATGGGATGAAAAGAGAGATTAA
- a CDS encoding isochorismatase family protein → MNDGKLELLTADNSVLLLVDYQPTMIRSVASGNKTIIRDAALYASKAASILNIPVVLSSINPQGNGDVFSEISEIFPDQKVFARKIKSFDAFEDDDTFNAVKSTGRKKLVVSGLWTSMCFAYTALHGIKEGYEVYGLMDAAGDSTKPAHEYGIKRMIQAGVIPMTLESLVSEWMHDWDNPKASELVKEVYSKYGAMIGLQ, encoded by the coding sequence ATGAATGATGGAAAATTGGAGCTTTTAACTGCTGATAACAGTGTGCTACTTTTGGTAGATTATCAACCTACCATGATTAGGAGTGTTGCTTCAGGCAACAAAACAATCATTAGGGATGCAGCTTTGTACGCCTCAAAGGCTGCAAGTATATTGAACATTCCCGTAGTTTTATCATCCATTAATCCTCAAGGAAATGGTGATGTATTCTCAGAAATATCGGAGATTTTTCCAGATCAGAAAGTATTTGCACGAAAAATCAAGAGTTTTGATGCATTTGAGGATGATGACACATTCAATGCTGTAAAAAGCACTGGAAGGAAAAAATTAGTGGTATCGGGCCTTTGGACAAGTATGTGTTTCGCTTACACTGCACTTCATGGAATTAAAGAAGGTTATGAAGTTTATGGGCTAATGGATGCTGCAGGTGATTCAACAAAACCCGCCCATGAGTATGGTATAAAAAGAATGATCCAGGCAGGAGTCATTCCAATGACTCTGGAATCACTTGTTTCTGAATGGATGCATGATTGGGATAATCCTAAGGCTTCTGAACTTGTAAAAGAGGTATATTCAAAGTACGGGGCCATGATAGGTCTTCAATAA